The sequence TATGACCATAGGAGATCTTATGGCATTTATTGGTTATATTGGTATCATCACCACTCCTGTAAGAAGAATGGGTTCAAATCTTGGAAATATCCAACAGGCAATGGCTGCAGCACATAGAATATTTTCTGTTCTCGATATAGAACCTAGTATAAAGGATAAAGAGGACGCAATCGAAATTCAAGAAATTAAAGGCATGATCGAATTTGAAAACGTGTGGTTCAAGTATCCTGATGACGAAGAGTATATTCTAAAAGGATTAAGCTTTAGGATAATGCCTGGTCAAGTTTTTGCAATTGTTGGGCCTTCAGGAGCTGGAAAAACTACTATCATTGATCTAATTATGAGATTTTATGACCCTCAAAGTGGAAGCATTAAAATCGACGGCTATGATGTAAGGGATTTATCTATGAGATCTCTTAGAAGGCATTTGGGACTTGTACCACAAGATATCATACTTTTTAACACAACAATTTCTGAAAATATTTCATATGGAAAAAATGACGCTACTACTGAAGATATAATTTGGGCTGCAAAAATATCAAACGCACACGATTTTATTGATAAGATGGAAAAAGGATATGATACTGTTCTGGGCGAAAGAGGAGTAAGATTTTCAGGAGGAGAAAGACAAAGAATTTCTATTGCACGCGCTGTAATAAAAAATCCAAAGATATTCTTGTTAGATGAAGCAACGTCCAATCTTGATGCCTCTTCTGAATCTCAGTTTCAAGAAGCTCTTAAGAGAGTTTTAAAAGGAAGAACCACTATAATAGTTGCTCACAGACTCTCAACAGTAATATTTGCAGATAAAATCCTGTATCTAGAAAACGGAAAAATAGTTGAAGAAGGTACCCACAGTGAACTAATGAGCAAAGAAAATGGAAAATATAGAATGCTATTTGAACTTCAAACAAAAGAAAATATGTTCGCTTCACTATGAAGTTTCGATCAGCAATATACGATCTTTTATTATTAATTGCTTCAATGTATGTTATTTTAAAATCTATCTCTAACGAGGGTTATAGGAAAACTATAAAATATAGATTTACTCTTTCTAAAAATGAACCGGTAATAAAAGATTTTAAAAATCAGCAAAAAAAGAGTTCTTTTAATGGCTTGTGGATTCATGCAGCTTCTGTAGGAGAAGTTTTAGGAGCAGTAAATCTTATTAACAAAATAAAACTCGAATATGAAAATTATCCAATATTTCTTACTGTAACTAATTATGCAGCACTAAAACTAATTAGAGAAAAATATCCCGACATTTATGTTAGGATATCTCCTCTAGATTTCAGCTGGCTAATTTCAAAATTGTGTTCTATTCTACAGGTTCCAAATATCGTTATTGTTGAAGCCGAATATTGGCCTA comes from Thermodesulfobium acidiphilum and encodes:
- a CDS encoding ABC transporter ATP-binding protein; the protein is MKDIYFRLLKYLKPYVKYFVLALFFMCLVSAIMVAIPWTLKVLIDSALIKKNAFILNILALSMIGLYIIKGILSFCQNYLMIYITNSVISDIREQFFTHMQLMPLEFFKKHSTGELMSRLTNDTFILQQVFSTGLVSLVLDTLTLIGVVCFIFYIDWKLTMATIFILPLAFLAVQKFGRRLKSVSYRIQERSADVFAVLQEILSSIKIVHGFATYEKESERFKKINRESVKAVLKAGRLNSIYTPVMELLGAMGIAAVFWYGGYRVINGHMTIGDLMAFIGYIGIITTPVRRMGSNLGNIQQAMAAAHRIFSVLDIEPSIKDKEDAIEIQEIKGMIEFENVWFKYPDDEEYILKGLSFRIMPGQVFAIVGPSGAGKTTIIDLIMRFYDPQSGSIKIDGYDVRDLSMRSLRRHLGLVPQDIILFNTTISENISYGKNDATTEDIIWAAKISNAHDFIDKMEKGYDTVLGERGVRFSGGERQRISIARAVIKNPKIFLLDEATSNLDASSESQFQEALKRVLKGRTTIIVAHRLSTVIFADKILYLENGKIVEEGTHSELMSKENGKYRMLFELQTKENMFASL